In one window of Leptospira sp. WS92.C1 DNA:
- a CDS encoding DUF885 family protein codes for MTITFKRIFFTILSICILAISLFLHTSYFKPLTLGLFYERIFWESVLDDPEYLTSLGILNGFGINGYQTRLTDISIQKQKQDFEKAKKNLEILLSYDKKNLKDQDLLSYEILEWSLRLKVANERFLFHDYPANQLFGVQSQVPTFLATQHPLKSRQDVENFVMRLDAIPKKIDQLIEGIVFREKNKILPPDFILDRLISEVRGFIEVPPKENILYAAFEKKLRKIESIPARTQDEFLVQVEDSVRSKIYPAYSKLLNLFLEQKKKADSKAGVWKLPDGDSYYSHELKKHTTTELSPEEIHRIGLSEVFRIQNEMKTILKSLGKNQTIPTAMSELRKDPRFLFPDTVTGKQQALEEYKTILKESEQKTISLFLRMPESKVEVERIPVFKEKTAPGAYYDEPALDGSRPGIFYANLRDTKEIPKFGMKTLTYHEAIPGHHLQIAIMQELKGLPRFRNTITFTAYVEGWALYAERLAKDYEFFQDSYSDLGRLQAELFRAVRLVVDTGLHYKRWSREQAISYVMENTGMAPKDVTAEIERYIVYPGQACSYKLGMLKILELREKVRKYKKEKFDIREFHSVVLESGSLPLTILEKLVEDRLLSESK; via the coding sequence TGTTTTGGACGATCCGGAATATCTTACCTCTCTCGGAATCTTAAACGGATTCGGAATAAACGGGTATCAAACAAGACTAACGGATATTTCGATCCAAAAACAAAAACAGGATTTTGAAAAGGCGAAAAAGAACCTAGAAATTTTGTTATCCTATGACAAAAAAAATTTGAAAGATCAGGATTTGCTTTCCTACGAAATTTTAGAATGGTCTTTGCGATTAAAAGTCGCGAACGAAAGATTTTTGTTTCATGACTATCCCGCCAATCAGCTCTTCGGCGTTCAGAGTCAGGTCCCCACTTTTTTAGCGACTCAACATCCGTTGAAATCGAGACAAGACGTCGAAAATTTCGTTATGAGATTGGACGCGATTCCTAAAAAGATAGATCAACTCATCGAAGGAATCGTGTTTCGCGAAAAAAATAAAATCCTTCCTCCCGATTTTATTCTGGATCGTTTGATTTCCGAGGTCCGGGGCTTTATCGAGGTCCCCCCGAAAGAAAATATTCTCTACGCCGCTTTTGAAAAAAAGCTGAGAAAGATCGAATCGATTCCTGCGCGAACTCAGGACGAGTTTTTGGTTCAAGTCGAAGATTCGGTTCGATCCAAAATTTATCCCGCATATTCAAAATTACTCAATCTCTTTTTAGAACAGAAAAAAAAGGCGGATTCGAAAGCGGGAGTTTGGAAGTTGCCTGACGGGGACTCTTATTATTCGCACGAATTGAAAAAACATACAACCACAGAACTGAGCCCAGAAGAAATTCATCGGATCGGATTGTCCGAAGTTTTCAGAATTCAAAACGAAATGAAAACGATTTTAAAAAGTTTGGGAAAAAACCAAACGATTCCGACCGCAATGTCCGAACTCAGGAAGGATCCTCGGTTTTTATTTCCGGATACGGTAACTGGAAAACAACAGGCTTTAGAAGAATACAAAACGATTCTCAAAGAATCGGAACAAAAAACGATTTCTCTCTTTTTAAGAATGCCCGAAAGCAAAGTCGAAGTGGAAAGGATTCCGGTCTTTAAAGAAAAAACCGCTCCAGGCGCTTATTACGACGAACCCGCGTTAGACGGCTCCAGACCGGGTATTTTTTATGCGAACCTGAGAGATACAAAAGAAATCCCGAAATTCGGAATGAAAACTCTTACATATCACGAGGCGATTCCGGGTCATCATCTTCAGATTGCGATTATGCAGGAACTCAAAGGTCTGCCTCGATTTAGAAATACGATTACCTTTACCGCGTATGTGGAAGGTTGGGCTTTGTATGCGGAACGTCTTGCAAAAGATTACGAATTCTTTCAGGATTCTTATTCCGATTTAGGACGGCTCCAGGCTGAACTTTTTAGGGCGGTTCGTTTGGTGGTGGATACCGGTCTGCATTACAAACGATGGAGTCGTGAACAGGCGATTTCGTATGTGATGGAAAATACGGGAATGGCTCCGAAGGATGTGACCGCCGAGATAGAAAGGTATATTGTTTATCCGGGACAAGCCTGTTCTTATAAACTCGGTATGCTCAAAATTCTTGAGTTGAGAGAAAAAGTTCGTAAGTATAAAAAGGAAAAATTCGATATTCGAGAATTTCACTCCGTTGTTTTGGAAAGCGGTTCCTTGCCTTTGACGATTCTTGAAAAGTTAGTAGAGGATCGATTGTTAAGCGAAAGCAAATAA
- the thiD gene encoding bifunctional hydroxymethylpyrimidine kinase/phosphomethylpyrimidine kinase encodes MTDRIKPVTLTIAGSDSGGGAGIQADLKTFTALDTFGTSAITCLTSQNPSEVTGIFEVNADFLEKQIRAVLGYFPVKAIKTGMLFSTAIIEKTCSVLSEYKNKGANFSLVVDPVMVATSGAKLLQDSAIKALLEKLIPISDLITPNLDEAEILSGKRIDKSSEMPDLALQIFEKYRVPVLLKGGHLKNETIALDLLFDGKEFTKLEKPYITGFYPHGTGCTYSSAITSYLAHGNSLIKAAGLAKRYLHAAIEQAYSAGKDRTLNHTPNL; translated from the coding sequence ATGACTGACAGGATAAAACCAGTAACCCTAACGATTGCGGGATCCGATTCGGGCGGCGGAGCTGGAATTCAAGCGGATTTGAAAACTTTTACTGCGTTAGATACATTTGGAACTTCCGCAATCACTTGTTTAACCTCTCAAAATCCTTCCGAAGTAACAGGTATTTTTGAAGTGAATGCGGATTTTTTAGAAAAGCAAATTCGCGCCGTTTTGGGTTATTTTCCGGTAAAGGCGATCAAAACGGGAATGTTATTTTCTACAGCGATCATAGAAAAAACCTGTTCTGTTTTGTCCGAGTATAAAAACAAAGGAGCAAATTTTTCACTCGTGGTCGATCCTGTTATGGTTGCAACAAGCGGAGCAAAACTGCTACAAGATTCCGCCATCAAAGCTCTTCTCGAAAAGTTGATCCCCATTTCCGATTTGATCACACCGAATTTGGACGAAGCCGAAATTCTTTCGGGAAAGAGGATTGATAAAAGTTCGGAAATGCCGGATCTCGCTCTGCAAATTTTTGAAAAATACCGAGTTCCCGTTCTTTTAAAAGGAGGACATCTGAAAAATGAAACCATCGCTCTGGATCTTCTTTTCGATGGTAAGGAATTTACCAAATTGGAGAAACCGTATATAACCGGATTTTATCCTCATGGAACCGGATGCACCTATTCCTCGGCGATTACCTCGTATCTTGCGCATGGAAATTCTTTGATCAAAGCCGCTGGTCTGGCAAAAAGATATCTGCATGCAGCAATCGAACAGGCTTATTCGGCCGGAAAGGATAGAACTCTCAATCATACTCCGAATCTATAA
- a CDS encoding MGMT family protein has translation MKKKSENQNASFFTAVYSLVKKIPKGKVTSYGRIAALLGKPRAARAVGYALNALSKDQEQKVPWQRVINGQGQISFRGDSGRSILQRKILEYEGIVFNDSDTIDWKIFGWPNMFSEKTTPRKKKITSKKKTGTRK, from the coding sequence GTGAAGAAAAAATCAGAAAATCAAAATGCTTCTTTTTTTACGGCGGTCTATTCCTTGGTCAAAAAAATCCCCAAAGGAAAAGTAACCTCGTATGGAAGAATTGCGGCTCTTTTGGGAAAACCAAGAGCCGCCCGAGCGGTGGGATACGCACTCAATGCGCTTTCCAAAGATCAGGAACAAAAAGTTCCCTGGCAAAGAGTGATCAACGGTCAGGGACAAATTTCATTTCGAGGAGATAGCGGACGATCCATTCTTCAAAGGAAAATTTTGGAGTATGAGGGAATCGTCTTCAATGATTCTGATACGATTGATTGGAAAATTTTCGGATGGCCGAATATGTTTTCTGAAAAAACGACACCTCGAAAAAAAAAGATAACTTCTAAAAAGAAAACAGGAACCAGAAAATGA
- a CDS encoding sensor histidine kinase, with protein MPNRKLNAIGPIAYLILLIAGFQLISVLILQSFHFFSFEIHRIFASLIPGALLGFLIYILSIRILRKISSKFLGRMFPFLQTSNTEIVKYLSVLDQFKNDLIATNLTELVCEKILKFIQAVVPAKKVNIFLWKEEMGKFAPFPDSGEIQFFIFDPFLLWITEHDKIYAFKEFENDLSLIKIKKSAENFFITTEAELIVPLILNKSLLGMIVLGERKNKKNYSSQEIEKLNEIRSVSVMSLSNAIFYERLIELTETLEEKVKIRTRELENAQSQLVMSEKMASLGIMVAGIAHEINTPAGVINGAADNLDQNMNYLVRNIFDIVLLARHRDLRKNFELALLHLLRDKKSSDLDSREKFRLKNQLREEMKQMKFSPALSGELSNFIIENQVGEERKYIYNVIIDEDDRGYLMLKNATHINRNIKNIRYAIRNVVRIVKALKSYSHLDQSKTLSSANIIEGLETTLVILHNQIKYGIEVVRNFQEIPFVVCNPDELNQVWTNLIQNAIQALKGNGRIEISVYPSQKNVIVQIEDNGPGIPPKIQDRVWDPFFTTKDQGEGTGLGLGIVKGIVEKHKGKITLTSIPGKTIFQVTLPINPESNISEEQET; from the coding sequence ATGCCCAATCGAAAACTCAACGCCATAGGTCCCATCGCATATTTGATTCTTTTGATCGCTGGATTTCAGCTTATCTCCGTCCTAATTTTGCAGTCATTCCATTTCTTTTCTTTCGAAATTCATAGAATCTTCGCCTCTCTGATTCCGGGAGCGCTTTTAGGATTTCTAATTTATATTTTATCGATTCGAATTTTGAGAAAAATTTCGAGCAAATTCTTAGGGAGAATGTTTCCCTTTCTACAAACTTCGAATACCGAAATCGTAAAGTATCTTTCCGTTTTGGATCAATTTAAGAATGATCTGATCGCGACCAATCTGACCGAATTGGTTTGTGAGAAAATTCTAAAATTCATTCAAGCGGTAGTGCCCGCTAAAAAGGTGAACATCTTTTTGTGGAAAGAGGAAATGGGAAAATTTGCTCCGTTTCCTGATTCCGGAGAAATTCAATTTTTTATTTTTGATCCGTTTTTGCTTTGGATCACGGAACACGATAAAATCTACGCGTTTAAGGAATTTGAAAACGATCTTTCTCTCATAAAAATCAAAAAATCTGCGGAAAATTTTTTTATTACAACGGAGGCGGAACTCATAGTCCCTCTGATTTTAAACAAAAGCTTATTGGGGATGATCGTATTAGGCGAAAGAAAGAATAAAAAAAATTATTCATCCCAGGAAATCGAAAAGTTAAACGAAATCCGTTCCGTTTCCGTGATGTCTTTGTCCAACGCCATCTTTTACGAAAGACTGATCGAACTTACCGAAACCTTGGAAGAAAAAGTAAAAATCAGAACCCGAGAATTGGAAAACGCTCAATCTCAATTGGTGATGTCCGAAAAAATGGCTTCTCTGGGGATTATGGTCGCTGGAATCGCGCATGAGATCAATACACCCGCCGGAGTAATCAACGGAGCCGCCGACAATCTCGATCAGAATATGAATTATCTTGTACGAAACATTTTCGATATCGTTTTATTAGCAAGACATCGGGATTTGAGAAAGAATTTCGAATTGGCCTTGCTTCACTTACTCCGAGATAAAAAAAGTTCGGATCTGGACTCAAGGGAAAAATTTCGATTAAAAAATCAGCTTCGGGAAGAAATGAAACAGATGAAGTTCAGTCCCGCATTATCCGGAGAACTTTCGAATTTTATCATAGAAAATCAGGTGGGAGAGGAAAGAAAATACATCTACAATGTGATCATAGACGAGGACGACCGCGGATATCTTATGCTCAAAAATGCGACGCATATCAATCGGAATATTAAAAATATAAGATATGCGATTCGAAACGTCGTAAGAATCGTCAAGGCTCTTAAATCCTATTCACATTTGGATCAATCCAAAACTCTTTCATCGGCAAATATCATAGAAGGTCTCGAAACCACGTTAGTCATTCTTCACAACCAAATCAAATACGGAATCGAAGTGGTGCGAAACTTCCAGGAAATACCTTTTGTTGTATGCAATCCGGACGAGTTGAATCAAGTCTGGACCAATTTGATTCAAAACGCGATTCAGGCTCTCAAAGGCAATGGAAGAATCGAAATTTCGGTTTATCCGTCTCAGAAAAATGTAATTGTTCAAATCGAAGACAATGGTCCTGGGATTCCGCCAAAAATTCAAGATAGAGTCTGGGATCCCTTTTTTACGACGAAAGACCAAGGAGAAGGAACAGGACTCGGACTTGGAATCGTAAAGGGAATCGTTGAAAAACACAAGGGCAAGATTACATTGACCTCGATTCCCGGTAAAACGATCTTTCAGGTTACCTTGCCTATCAATCCTGAAAGTAATATATCGGAGGAACAAGAAACTTAG
- the rsgA gene encoding ribosome small subunit-dependent GTPase A produces MLEQDKSVKEFFIISRVYGAYYEIYSESRGTVRAFLRGKLRTISAEERHPFVVGDRIQAEPSSGLDWVICERMERKSFLTRKSREGDTQILCANADQTAVLVSLKSPETKDGFIDRCLAAVFTSGTKPLILFTKLDLVSKEEAEIRLSVYRNLGYRVLGISCTTGEGILELQEYLNRKTTFLVGNSGVGKSTLLNLLTQKQIQKTSGVSSSTDKGKHTTTNSLLIVLSDGTTLIDSPGIKEWGILHLKKEEILESFPELLSQKKHCEESNCCRLSSNCAMIQALEGGVITLERKKSLESMLGSLDNPHRVTRRDRISK; encoded by the coding sequence ATGTTAGAGCAGGATAAATCAGTCAAAGAGTTTTTTATCATTTCTCGAGTTTACGGAGCTTACTATGAAATTTATTCCGAATCTCGAGGAACGGTAAGGGCGTTTCTCAGAGGAAAGCTCCGCACAATTTCCGCGGAAGAAAGACATCCTTTTGTTGTGGGGGATAGAATTCAAGCGGAACCTTCCTCCGGTCTAGATTGGGTGATCTGCGAAAGGATGGAAAGAAAATCTTTTCTAACTCGAAAGAGCAGGGAAGGGGATACTCAGATACTCTGTGCCAATGCGGATCAAACCGCGGTTTTGGTTTCTCTGAAATCTCCCGAAACAAAAGACGGTTTTATCGATCGTTGTTTGGCGGCGGTTTTTACATCCGGTACAAAACCCTTGATTTTATTTACAAAATTGGATCTCGTTTCTAAAGAAGAAGCGGAAATTCGACTTTCAGTCTATCGAAATCTCGGGTATCGCGTTCTCGGTATTTCCTGCACAACGGGGGAAGGAATTTTAGAACTTCAGGAATATTTAAATCGAAAAACGACCTTTTTGGTCGGAAATTCCGGAGTCGGAAAGTCGACCTTACTCAATTTATTGACTCAAAAACAGATTCAAAAGACTTCAGGTGTCAGCTCATCTACCGATAAAGGAAAACATACCACAACGAATTCTTTATTGATCGTTTTGAGCGACGGAACGACTCTGATCGATTCTCCGGGAATTAAGGAATGGGGGATTTTGCATCTAAAAAAAGAGGAAATCTTGGAGAGTTTTCCGGAACTCTTGAGTCAAAAAAAACATTGTGAAGAATCGAATTGTTGCAGACTTTCTTCCAATTGTGCCATGATTCAAGCCTTAGAGGGCGGCGTTATCACTTTGGAAAGAAAAAAAAGTCTCGAATCAATGCTCGGTAGTCTCGATAATCCTCATAGAGTCACACGGAGAGATAGAATTTCAAAATGA
- a CDS encoding FecR domain-containing protein, which translates to MKRLIIIAISYTALTLFLACSTNKSSGGDQIKSGSEVAAARIVWVLGDVKILSDSGEKKAELGATLSATDRVVTGASGGAEIMVADSGIIKMSKNSDIEIANLVNPNGSDTNVQVNYGKIVTMVKKGQKTTEFTVSTPTALAGVRGTSFLTSVEHPEGSKVNCAKESCTIRFAVIEGTIAVSKKGESSEVILNKNREIKIEKNQKLTDKLIRSLQKDSLTEMKELIVLHKNETFEYGKLVEELKSSSEELKILSQSGSVEEVKAEFQKREATRNNADEVTKTAKAVNETKYVQQDVQKEKLKLNPKETF; encoded by the coding sequence ATGAAACGTTTAATAATAATTGCGATTAGCTATACAGCTCTAACGTTGTTTTTGGCTTGTAGCACAAATAAATCGTCCGGCGGGGATCAGATCAAAAGTGGATCTGAAGTTGCCGCAGCTAGAATTGTATGGGTTTTGGGAGATGTGAAAATTCTTTCCGATTCCGGAGAGAAAAAAGCAGAATTGGGTGCTACGTTGTCTGCAACTGATCGGGTTGTAACCGGTGCAAGCGGTGGAGCCGAGATTATGGTTGCCGACAGCGGTATCATTAAGATGTCCAAAAATTCGGATATTGAAATTGCAAATCTTGTGAATCCAAACGGATCCGATACAAACGTACAAGTGAACTATGGAAAGATCGTAACGATGGTAAAAAAAGGTCAGAAAACTACCGAATTTACCGTTTCCACTCCGACTGCTCTTGCCGGTGTGAGGGGAACTTCTTTTCTAACTTCGGTGGAACATCCGGAAGGATCTAAGGTCAATTGTGCAAAAGAAAGTTGTACGATTCGATTTGCAGTCATCGAGGGTACGATTGCGGTATCTAAAAAGGGTGAATCCTCGGAAGTAATTCTGAATAAAAACCGTGAAATCAAAATCGAGAAAAATCAAAAACTTACAGATAAGTTGATTCGTTCTTTGCAAAAAGACTCTCTCACTGAAATGAAAGAACTAATCGTTCTTCATAAAAATGAAACTTTTGAATACGGTAAATTGGTGGAAGAGTTGAAATCTTCCAGTGAAGAATTGAAAATCCTGAGTCAATCCGGTTCTGTGGAAGAAGTAAAAGCAGAATTCCAAAAACGAGAAGCAACTCGAAATAACGCCGATGAAGTTACAAAAACAGCAAAGGCAGTTAACGAAACAAAATACGTCCAACAGGATGTGCAAAAGGAAAAACTGAAATTAAATCCGAAAGAAACCTTTTAG
- a CDS encoding PEGA domain-containing protein — translation MQESISYKPVKISATLFYSFLSIFLNCSSVQKIENSNSVLQEPVYKALSEEEIVFANGSGSDYKIRKTGNILPIFVFAPIHIPNGMDPKLSSFLTDEIRLIWAKVKGKQIRIADSVWKNSSQLAAELKKQNVDAVIRTDIREVSGHWTVNQKIEDPVKEILYGTVNGSFQPPQIQNDAPANQVYYLKHSSGVLALDPRTSLVPIWEKSLSSGEIDSILKKSLQGYLSFSASSADTEVLFQGERIGIASFRNYPLPEGLQQIQITRPGHEDINRAIQIRAGQTFNIYQEWKEDRTLGGIRILSFPEALQVALDGFRSGETPFYRSNLSPGAMQLEMVRDTENGPLVYYEGQLIVDSDKITEIALPYKTNNLIDEPEFWKLSGEKAFQAFAGKTLDFQNVSSAPPGWYGVFSTPFISESLEINGIIPITSELDPGVVAISFHTPKKTFSLEYEKERLSVYSFPSDGNNLGSYKFNQENKEDGRPFRIVTDTKEGTVRLYLGYSKVLEDKLEAGGVWRISILTRGEKFLKRSPLKDLKIEYKGYK, via the coding sequence TTGCAAGAATCTATTTCCTATAAACCTGTAAAAATATCGGCGACTCTTTTTTATTCATTTTTATCGATTTTCCTGAATTGTTCCTCGGTTCAAAAAATCGAAAATTCGAATTCTGTTTTACAAGAACCCGTGTATAAGGCTCTCAGCGAAGAGGAAATTGTTTTTGCAAACGGATCCGGTTCCGACTATAAAATTCGAAAAACAGGAAATATCCTACCGATCTTTGTTTTTGCTCCAATCCATATTCCTAATGGAATGGATCCCAAACTTTCTTCGTTTTTAACCGATGAAATTCGATTGATTTGGGCGAAGGTAAAGGGGAAACAAATTCGAATTGCGGACTCTGTTTGGAAAAATTCCTCCCAGCTTGCCGCCGAGCTTAAGAAACAAAACGTAGATGCGGTGATCCGAACTGATATTCGAGAAGTAAGCGGTCATTGGACGGTAAATCAGAAAATCGAGGATCCGGTTAAGGAAATCCTTTACGGAACCGTAAACGGCTCGTTTCAACCTCCTCAAATTCAAAACGATGCACCTGCAAATCAAGTTTATTATCTGAAACATTCTTCCGGTGTTCTTGCATTGGATCCAAGGACCTCGTTGGTTCCAATCTGGGAAAAATCCCTGAGTTCGGGAGAAATCGATTCCATTCTGAAAAAAAGTCTCCAAGGATATTTGTCCTTTAGCGCGTCCTCTGCGGACACGGAAGTTTTGTTTCAAGGAGAGAGGATCGGAATTGCATCGTTTCGAAACTATCCTCTTCCGGAAGGCTTACAACAAATCCAGATCACTCGCCCAGGACATGAGGATATCAACCGCGCAATCCAGATTCGGGCAGGTCAAACATTCAATATTTATCAAGAATGGAAAGAAGATAGAACCCTCGGCGGTATTCGGATTTTGAGTTTTCCGGAGGCTCTGCAAGTTGCGTTAGACGGCTTTCGAAGCGGGGAAACCCCTTTTTATCGAAGTAATCTGTCCCCCGGAGCAATGCAGTTAGAAATGGTTCGTGATACCGAAAATGGCCCTCTTGTGTATTACGAAGGACAATTGATCGTCGATTCGGATAAGATCACCGAGATTGCGCTGCCTTATAAAACCAATAACTTAATCGACGAACCGGAGTTTTGGAAACTTTCCGGCGAAAAAGCATTTCAAGCTTTTGCCGGAAAAACATTAGATTTTCAGAATGTTTCTTCTGCTCCCCCGGGTTGGTACGGAGTTTTTTCAACACCCTTTATTTCGGAAAGTCTTGAAATCAACGGAATCATTCCGATTACTTCGGAGTTGGATCCGGGAGTTGTTGCGATTTCGTTCCACACTCCGAAAAAAACATTCAGCTTGGAATATGAAAAAGAGCGTTTGAGCGTTTATTCTTTTCCATCCGATGGAAACAACCTTGGCAGTTATAAATTCAATCAGGAAAACAAAGAAGATGGGCGTCCTTTTCGGATTGTGACTGATACCAAAGAAGGAACGGTTCGGCTTTATCTAGGATATTCAAAAGTTTTAGAAGATAAACTGGAAGCCGGCGGAGTTTGGAGAATTTCCATTCTCACAAGAGGTGAAAAATTTTTAAAACGATCTCCGTTAAAAGATCTGAAGATCGAATATAAGGGATATAAATGA